The Flavobacterium faecale genome has a segment encoding these proteins:
- the glmS gene encoding glutamine--fructose-6-phosphate transaminase (isomerizing), whose product MCGIVGYIGHREAYPIVIKGLQRLEYRGYDSAGVMTYDGTDITVCKTKGKVADLKAKADQGNNAGSIGIGHTRWATHGVPNDVNSHPHVSNSGNLVIIHNGIIENYAPLKEELMKRGYTFQSDTDTEVLVNLIEEIQKNEKIKLGKAVQLALNQVVGAYAIAVFDTKKPDEIVAARLGSPLAIGVGEGEYFIASDASPFIEYTSNAVYLEDGEVAIIKRDKPLKIRKINTDAPVDTYIQELQMNLEQIEKGGYDHFMLKEIYEQPSVIKDTYRGRLNSAQGIIKMSGIEDNLEKFLNANRIIIIACGTSWHAGLVAEYIFEEFARINVEVEYASEFRYRNPIINSNDVVIAISQSGETADTMAAIKLAKEAGAFVFGVCNVVGSSISRESHAGAYTHAGPEIGVASTKAFTTQITVLTMIALRLAKAKGTLSHSDFHRYLLELELIPEKVKEALETNDIAEEIAATFKDVANCLYLGRGYNFPVALEGALKLKEISYIHAEGYPAAEMKHGPIALIDEHMPVIVVAPIQGHYDKIVSNIQEIKSRSGRIIAIVTKGDTEVRKLADYVIEIPETSDALSPLITTIPLQLLSYHIAVLRGCNVDQPRNLAKSVTVE is encoded by the coding sequence ATGTGTGGAATTGTTGGATATATAGGACATAGAGAAGCGTACCCAATTGTTATTAAGGGATTACAACGTTTGGAGTATAGAGGTTATGATAGTGCAGGTGTAATGACTTACGACGGTACTGATATAACTGTTTGTAAAACAAAAGGGAAAGTAGCTGATCTTAAGGCAAAAGCAGATCAAGGTAATAATGCTGGGTCAATTGGTATCGGGCACACACGTTGGGCTACACATGGTGTACCTAATGATGTAAATTCGCATCCACATGTGTCAAATTCTGGTAACTTGGTTATTATCCATAACGGTATTATTGAGAATTATGCGCCTTTGAAAGAGGAGTTGATGAAGAGAGGTTATACTTTTCAGTCTGATACAGATACAGAAGTCTTGGTTAATTTGATTGAAGAAATTCAAAAAAACGAGAAAATAAAATTAGGTAAAGCGGTTCAGCTTGCATTGAATCAAGTAGTTGGTGCTTATGCAATTGCTGTTTTTGATACTAAAAAACCAGACGAAATTGTAGCTGCTCGTTTGGGTAGCCCTTTGGCTATTGGAGTAGGAGAAGGTGAGTATTTTATTGCTTCTGATGCTTCACCTTTTATTGAGTACACATCAAATGCAGTATATCTAGAAGATGGTGAAGTAGCTATTATCAAGAGAGATAAGCCTTTGAAGATCAGAAAAATTAATACTGATGCTCCTGTGGATACTTATATCCAAGAGTTGCAAATGAATTTGGAGCAAATTGAAAAAGGTGGTTACGATCATTTTATGCTTAAAGAGATTTATGAGCAACCAAGTGTAATTAAAGATACTTATAGAGGAAGATTGAATTCTGCTCAAGGGATCATTAAGATGTCTGGTATTGAAGATAATCTTGAGAAATTTTTGAATGCAAATAGAATTATCATAATAGCTTGCGGTACATCATGGCATGCAGGATTGGTTGCAGAGTATATTTTTGAAGAATTCGCTCGTATAAACGTAGAGGTTGAATATGCATCTGAGTTTAGATATAGAAATCCAATTATAAATAGTAATGATGTTGTTATTGCGATTTCACAATCTGGTGAAACAGCAGATACTATGGCGGCTATTAAATTGGCCAAAGAAGCGGGTGCTTTTGTTTTTGGAGTATGTAATGTTGTGGGTTCTTCTATTTCAAGAGAGTCTCACGCTGGTGCTTACACACATGCTGGTCCAGAGATTGGTGTAGCGTCTACGAAAGCGTTTACAACACAAATTACTGTTTTGACAATGATTGCATTGCGTCTTGCTAAGGCGAAAGGTACTTTGTCACATTCAGATTTTCATAGGTATTTATTAGAGTTAGAGTTGATTCCAGAGAAAGTTAAAGAAGCTTTGGAGACAAATGATATTGCTGAAGAAATTGCAGCTACCTTTAAAGATGTTGCAAATTGTTTGTATTTGGGTAGAGGGTATAATTTCCCTGTTGCTCTTGAAGGTGCATTGAAGTTAAAAGAGATATCTTATATTCATGCAGAAGGTTATCCAGCTGCCGAAATGAAACACGGTCCTATTGCGCTTATTGATGAGCACATGCCTGTAATTGTGGTAGCGCCTATTCAGGGGCATTATGACAAAATCGTAAGTAATATCCAAGAAATTAAATCAAGAAGCGGTCGAATAATTGCTATCGTTACTAAAGGAGATACAGAGGTTAGAAAGTTGGCTGATTATGTTATCGAAATTCCGGAAACATCAGATGCTTTATCACCATTAATTACGACAATACCTTTGCAGTTGTTATCGTATCATATTGCGGTACTTAGAGGTTGTAACGTTGATCAACCACGTAATTTAGCAAAATCAGTGACGGTTGAATAA
- a CDS encoding DUF4270 domain-containing protein, with amino-acid sequence MYNSSFFTKVILICTVVFFCSCDKDYNSIGSDLIGGNHFDFDVYNSEVVAYNQKIDAVQSNNQTVSPFGIYENSDFGTTTANFATQVSLAVANPTLGVNPQVESVVLTIPYFIDNTQTVTDAEGKRTYVLDSIYGNAEGKMKLSVFRSGYYLRFLGPIDNFAGTQNYFTDQNSLFSTATVGARLNDSADATQNDAFFFDKAGFVVPAVANVSAAVYTAPEMRLTLNKTVFQSAIIDAVASGKLISNDVFTEYFKGLYFQVEKSGSSPTNMAMMDFSKGVITITYKDGVDTARDELKTMALNLIGQKVSLLQQSDTKPAYAAATSSGNINTVVGDSKLYVKGGEGSMSVVKLFEKGDLAAIKTKGWLINEANLIFHVDKTSLTTTVNPQPQRLYLYDLTNNRPLVDYSDGTTASSKAGKTIYGGSLTKGTDEGYYYKFRITNHIRNLINKDSTNVKLGLVVTEDILNISNANLKTATTITKVPKASVMNPLGTILYGGTSGVADKNKLKLEIYYTKPN; translated from the coding sequence ATGTATAATAGTTCTTTTTTTACAAAAGTCATTTTAATTTGTACTGTTGTTTTCTTTTGTTCTTGTGACAAAGATTATAATTCTATAGGTAGTGACTTGATAGGCGGTAATCACTTTGATTTTGATGTATACAACTCTGAGGTTGTAGCATACAATCAAAAAATTGATGCAGTCCAATCCAATAATCAAACAGTTAGTCCTTTTGGAATCTATGAGAACTCTGATTTTGGAACAACAACGGCCAACTTTGCTACACAAGTATCTCTTGCTGTTGCAAATCCAACTTTAGGAGTGAATCCACAAGTAGAAAGTGTTGTTTTGACTATTCCGTATTTTATAGACAATACACAAACCGTTACCGATGCAGAAGGAAAAAGAACGTATGTTTTGGATTCTATTTATGGTAATGCGGAGGGTAAAATGAAATTAAGTGTTTTTCGCTCTGGATATTATTTGAGATTTCTTGGTCCAATTGATAATTTTGCAGGAACGCAAAATTATTTTACGGATCAAAATTCATTATTTAGCACTGCTACTGTAGGGGCTAGATTGAATGATAGCGCTGATGCAACTCAAAATGATGCTTTTTTCTTTGATAAAGCTGGCTTTGTTGTTCCCGCAGTGGCAAATGTTTCTGCTGCAGTTTATACCGCTCCAGAGATGCGACTTACTTTGAATAAGACAGTTTTTCAATCGGCAATAATTGATGCAGTTGCCTCTGGCAAATTGATATCGAATGATGTATTTACAGAATATTTTAAGGGTTTGTATTTTCAAGTTGAAAAATCAGGATCTAGTCCGACCAATATGGCTATGATGGATTTTTCAAAGGGAGTTATTACTATCACCTATAAGGATGGTGTAGATACTGCTAGAGATGAACTCAAAACTATGGCGCTTAATTTAATAGGTCAAAAAGTTAGTTTGTTACAACAATCGGATACAAAACCAGCTTATGCTGCCGCTACTTCTAGCGGAAATATTAATACGGTAGTAGGAGACTCTAAGTTGTATGTAAAAGGTGGTGAAGGATCAATGTCAGTAGTAAAGCTTTTTGAAAAGGGAGATTTAGCAGCGATAAAAACCAAAGGATGGTTGATTAATGAGGCTAATTTAATATTTCATGTAGATAAAACTTCGCTTACAACTACAGTCAATCCGCAGCCTCAAAGGTTGTATTTATATGATTTGACAAATAATAGACCATTAGTTGATTACAGTGATGGTACAACAGCATCATCGAAAGCAGGAAAAACCATTTACGGAGGTTCTTTGACCAAAGGAACTGATGAAGGCTATTATTATAAATTTCGAATTACAAATCATATTCGAAACTTAATCAATAAAGACTCAACTAATGTAAAATTAGGTTTGGTAGTTACCGAAGATATTTTGAATATTTCAAATGCGAATCTGAAAACGGCAACTACTATTACCAAAGTTCCAAAAGCATCTGTTATGAATCCTTTGGGTACTATTTTATACGGAGGTACATCTGGCGTTGCAGACAAGAACAAATTAAAGTTAGAGATTTATTACACCAAACCAAATTAA
- a CDS encoding glycogen/starch synthase, translated as MKDKRILYVSSEVVPYLAENEVSLMSYDVPKMVNDQGGQIRIFMPRYGNINERRHQLHEVIRLSGMNLVVNDLDMPLIIKVASIPKERIQVYFIDNDEYFKRKATFADEDGLMYPDNDERAIFFAKGVVETVKKLNWVPDIIHVHGWMAAMLPVYMKHYYKNEALFSETKIITSVYGQSFEGSLDPEMINKVKLDGIPEEAISDLITPDYEGIIKAAVNHSDGVIIASESVSASLTKFIESSGKAFLPFVPKDAFAEAYSNFYNSENL; from the coding sequence ATGAAAGACAAGAGGATATTATATGTATCATCTGAAGTGGTGCCTTATCTTGCTGAAAATGAAGTTTCTTTGATGTCTTATGACGTTCCAAAGATGGTAAATGATCAAGGAGGGCAGATCAGGATTTTTATGCCGAGATATGGAAATATTAACGAGAGAAGACACCAACTGCATGAGGTGATTCGTCTTTCGGGGATGAATTTAGTGGTTAATGACTTAGATATGCCGTTGATTATTAAGGTTGCTTCTATCCCAAAAGAAAGAATTCAGGTATATTTTATAGATAACGACGAATATTTTAAAAGAAAAGCAACTTTTGCTGACGAAGATGGTTTGATGTATCCAGATAACGATGAGCGCGCTATATTTTTTGCAAAAGGTGTAGTTGAAACAGTCAAAAAATTGAACTGGGTTCCAGATATTATTCACGTACATGGATGGATGGCTGCAATGCTGCCTGTATACATGAAGCATTATTATAAAAATGAAGCCTTGTTTTCTGAGACAAAAATAATCACCTCTGTTTATGGACAATCTTTTGAAGGTAGTCTGGATCCAGAAATGATAAACAAAGTGAAGTTAGACGGTATTCCAGAAGAAGCAATATCAGATTTGATAACGCCAGATTATGAAGGAATAATCAAAGCAGCGGTAAATCATTCTGATGGAGTGATAATTGCTTCGGAGAGTGTTTCTGCAAGTTTAACAAAATTTATAGAGTCTTCAGGTAAAGCTTTTTTACCTTTCGTTCCTAAAGATGCATTTGCAGAAGCATATAGCAACTTTTATAACAGCGAAAATTTATAA
- the panC gene encoding pantoate--beta-alanine ligase: MFAFNFNKIAMPIFYGKVALMTFLKSFNTQNKTIGFVPTMGALHQGHISLMQQSLNENDVTVVSIFVNPTQFNNPEDLLKYPRTIELDTEKIYGLNSDIAIFAPTVDDIYEGEVLSQSFDFDGLENQMEGKFRPGHFDGVGTIVKRLFEIVTPNNAYFGEKDFQQLQIVKKMTQKNQLPVTIVGCPIYREENGLAMSSRNERLTTEQREQASLIYKTITQAKELFQTKSAEEVTKWVESIFENNDTFELEYFQIADEATLLPCIEKSENNNYRAFIAVFVNNIRLIDTISLK, from the coding sequence ATGTTTGCATTTAATTTTAATAAAATAGCCATGCCCATTTTCTACGGAAAAGTCGCTTTGATGACTTTTTTAAAGTCTTTCAATACCCAAAATAAAACAATTGGCTTTGTACCAACTATGGGCGCACTGCACCAAGGACACATATCTTTGATGCAACAGTCACTGAACGAAAATGATGTGACTGTGGTAAGCATTTTTGTCAATCCAACCCAGTTTAACAACCCCGAAGACCTTTTAAAATACCCAAGAACAATCGAACTGGACACCGAAAAAATATACGGATTAAATTCAGACATCGCAATTTTCGCACCTACCGTAGACGATATATACGAAGGCGAAGTGCTATCACAAAGCTTTGATTTTGACGGACTCGAAAATCAAATGGAAGGTAAATTTAGACCCGGACATTTTGATGGAGTAGGAACAATTGTTAAACGATTATTCGAAATTGTTACACCAAACAACGCTTACTTTGGCGAAAAAGATTTTCAGCAATTACAGATTGTCAAGAAAATGACGCAAAAAAATCAATTACCTGTAACCATTGTTGGTTGTCCTATTTACCGTGAGGAGAACGGCTTAGCCATGAGTTCGCGTAACGAAAGATTAACAACAGAGCAAAGGGAGCAAGCGAGTTTAATTTACAAAACTATCACCCAAGCCAAAGAGCTCTTCCAAACAAAAAGCGCTGAAGAAGTTACTAAGTGGGTCGAAAGTATTTTCGAAAACAATGACACTTTCGAACTAGAATATTTTCAAATTGCAGACGAAGCAACACTTCTACCATGTATCGAAAAATCAGAAAATAATAATTATCGTGCATTTATAGCTGTATTTGTTAATAATATACGTTTGATTGATACGATATCACTAAAATAA
- the panD gene encoding aspartate 1-decarboxylase translates to MQIQVLKSKIHRVKVTGADLNYIGSITIDETLLEASNIIEGEKVAIVNINNGERFETYAIKGERNSGEITLNGPAARKVQKGDIVIIIAYATLEFEEAKTFKPWIIFPNENDNTLT, encoded by the coding sequence ATGCAAATTCAAGTTTTAAAATCAAAAATTCATCGCGTAAAGGTTACTGGTGCCGATCTTAATTACATTGGCAGTATCACCATAGATGAAACACTACTCGAAGCTTCAAATATAATTGAAGGCGAAAAAGTAGCTATCGTAAATATCAATAACGGAGAGCGTTTTGAAACCTACGCTATCAAAGGCGAAAGAAATTCAGGTGAAATCACGCTGAACGGTCCTGCTGCTCGAAAAGTACAAAAAGGTGACATCGTAATCATCATAGCCTACGCTACCTTAGAATTTGAGGAAGCAAAAACGTTCAAACCATGGATTATTTTTCCAAATGAAAATGACAATACGCTAACGTAA
- the radA gene encoding DNA repair protein RadA, producing MAKVKTTFFCQNCGAQYAKWQGQCNSCKEWNTIAEEIIEKQDKVAWKSESTPTNRASKPLKITEIDSTQEVRMNTKDAELNRVLGGGLVPGSLTLLGGEPGIGKSTLLLQISLKLPYKTLYVSGEESQKQIKMRAERITDASDNCYILTETKTQNIFKQIEAIAPEIVIIDSIQTLHTDYIESTAGSISQIRETTAELIKFAKESNIPVILIGHITKDGNIAGPKILEHMVDTVLQFEGDRNHVYRILRSLKNRFGSTAEIGIYEMLGSGLREVSNPSEILISHKDEELSGTAIATTLEGMRPLMIEIQSLVSTAVYGTPQRSTTGYNAKRLNMILAVLEKRAGFRLGAKDVFLNVTGGISVDDPAIDLAVVAAILSSNEDIAVNKGFCFAGEVGLSGEIRPVNRVDQRIQEAEKLGFSTIFVSKYNKIALKNAGIKIELVAKIEDVASMLFG from the coding sequence ATGGCCAAAGTAAAAACTACTTTTTTTTGTCAAAATTGCGGAGCACAATATGCCAAATGGCAAGGACAATGTAATTCGTGCAAAGAATGGAACACCATAGCCGAAGAAATCATTGAAAAACAAGATAAAGTTGCATGGAAAAGCGAATCGACGCCTACCAACAGAGCTTCGAAACCACTTAAAATAACCGAAATTGATTCGACTCAAGAAGTTCGAATGAATACCAAAGATGCCGAACTGAATCGTGTTCTTGGCGGTGGACTCGTTCCTGGATCATTAACATTATTAGGCGGAGAACCTGGAATTGGAAAAAGTACTTTGCTATTGCAAATTTCATTAAAACTACCATACAAAACGCTATACGTATCGGGTGAAGAAAGTCAAAAGCAAATAAAAATGCGAGCAGAACGTATCACCGATGCGAGTGATAACTGCTACATATTGACCGAAACAAAAACGCAAAACATCTTCAAACAAATTGAAGCCATTGCGCCCGAAATTGTTATTATTGACTCCATACAAACCTTACATACCGATTACATAGAATCTACAGCCGGTAGTATTTCTCAAATTAGAGAAACCACTGCCGAATTGATTAAATTTGCAAAAGAATCTAATATTCCTGTGATCTTAATTGGTCATATTACAAAGGATGGAAATATAGCCGGGCCAAAAATCCTAGAGCACATGGTAGATACGGTTCTTCAATTTGAAGGTGACCGTAATCATGTGTACCGCATTTTGCGTTCGTTAAAAAACCGTTTTGGCTCTACTGCCGAAATTGGAATCTATGAAATGCTTGGTAGCGGACTTCGCGAGGTGTCAAACCCATCAGAAATTTTGATTTCGCACAAAGACGAAGAATTATCAGGAACAGCCATTGCTACAACACTCGAAGGCATGCGACCGCTGATGATCGAAATACAATCACTTGTAAGTACAGCGGTTTATGGAACACCTCAACGCAGCACAACAGGCTATAATGCAAAAAGACTAAACATGATTTTGGCTGTTCTTGAAAAAAGAGCAGGCTTCAGACTAGGTGCAAAAGATGTCTTTTTAAACGTTACCGGCGGAATATCTGTAGACGATCCTGCGATTGATTTGGCGGTTGTTGCCGCTATTTTATCATCAAATGAAGACATTGCGGTGAACAAAGGATTTTGTTTTGCAGGTGAAGTTGGTTTATCCGGAGAAATTAGACCGGTAAACCGCGTAGACCAACGTATACAAGAAGCTGAGAAGCTAGGATTTTCGACCATATTTGTATCGAAATACAATAAGATAGCGCTAAAAAATGCTGGTATTAAAATTGAATTAGTAGCCAAGATTGAAGATGTGGCTAGTATGCTTTTTGGATAA
- a CDS encoding transglycosylase domain-containing protein: protein MRTTKQKIFFGLKITAAILVLLILGLFSFRNSLLEQILAKSTAKAATEYDCDFTIQSAAFEGLSGVNFTNITLVPKKADTIFRIEKMKTSVNLMQLFLGDLQLGTLKIQNGYVQLTKKGKVRNFEAFLKKDEEDVTTGDEKKDYAAYAYRIISKVLNLVPTDMNVENLVFKLNDNGRKATINIQRLSLINEKIETIINVKTNTFIQNWRIKGTANPRAKTADIRFFNVDSGAIKLPYFDERYHLISSFDSIRVNIQNISKSSGELHFDGFASITNLKINHPKIANKDVVIKNAKFDYRFLLGSDFISVDSSSTVQLNKLKLHPYLSYETEKDTLYKLKVVIPKMKAQDFITSLPDGLFSHFQGMEATGFFSYNLNFKFNKDKPNQLVFDSNLKKENLRITKYGEANLNKINSEFVYRAIIKDVLQRPILVGASNPNFTPLDQISPYLQKCVLTSEDPSFFTHRGFINEAFKQSIVKNIRTKKFSRGASTISMQLIKNVFLTREKTLSRKLEEILLVYLLENNRISSKERMLEVYFNIIEWGPDVYGIGEASQYYFQKKPIDLTLNECLYLARIIPSPSKFMYQFDTDGNLKESSKKVESFLTNIMIKRGLLSIDDTIYKTQPVLISGAARSLLKIIPRDTIKIDSLIIPKLTPMPVITTKK, encoded by the coding sequence ATGAGAACAACCAAGCAAAAAATATTTTTCGGCTTAAAGATTACTGCTGCTATCCTTGTATTGCTCATACTAGGACTTTTCAGTTTTAGAAATAGTTTACTCGAACAAATTTTAGCCAAAAGTACTGCTAAAGCCGCAACGGAGTACGACTGCGATTTTACGATTCAAAGTGCAGCCTTTGAAGGACTATCGGGTGTGAATTTCACCAATATTACTTTGGTACCAAAAAAAGCAGACACTATTTTCCGAATCGAGAAGATGAAAACTAGTGTCAATTTGATGCAATTATTCTTGGGCGATTTACAACTTGGAACACTTAAAATTCAAAATGGCTATGTGCAATTGACCAAAAAAGGTAAAGTAAGAAACTTTGAAGCCTTCTTGAAAAAAGATGAAGAAGACGTAACTACAGGAGACGAAAAAAAAGATTATGCAGCTTATGCGTATCGCATCATCAGCAAAGTTTTGAATTTGGTACCTACAGATATGAATGTTGAAAATTTAGTTTTCAAACTGAATGACAATGGTAGAAAAGCAACCATAAACATCCAAAGACTGTCTTTGATTAATGAAAAAATTGAAACCATTATCAATGTAAAAACCAATACTTTTATCCAGAATTGGCGTATAAAAGGAACAGCGAACCCTAGAGCAAAAACAGCCGATATCCGATTTTTTAATGTTGATTCAGGTGCCATCAAACTACCTTATTTTGACGAACGTTACCATTTGATATCGAGTTTTGACTCTATTCGTGTAAACATCCAAAACATATCCAAAAGCAGTGGTGAATTGCATTTTGATGGATTTGCTTCGATTACTAATTTAAAAATAAACCATCCTAAAATAGCCAACAAAGATGTCGTTATTAAAAACGCCAAATTTGATTACCGTTTTCTACTTGGATCAGATTTCATATCGGTAGATAGCAGTTCGACCGTGCAATTGAACAAATTAAAACTTCATCCTTATTTATCTTATGAAACCGAAAAGGACACACTATACAAATTAAAAGTAGTGATCCCGAAGATGAAGGCACAGGATTTTATCACTTCCTTACCAGACGGCTTGTTTTCTCACTTTCAAGGAATGGAAGCAACCGGATTTTTTAGTTATAATTTAAATTTTAAATTTAACAAAGACAAACCCAACCAATTGGTATTTGACAGTAATTTGAAGAAAGAGAACCTTCGAATCACCAAGTATGGAGAAGCAAACCTCAACAAAATAAATAGCGAATTTGTGTATCGAGCCATTATAAAAGATGTGCTTCAACGTCCTATTTTGGTAGGAGCTTCAAACCCAAACTTTACGCCGTTAGATCAAATTTCGCCTTATTTACAAAAATGTGTCTTAACCTCTGAAGATCCATCGTTTTTTACACACCGAGGTTTTATCAATGAAGCTTTCAAGCAATCAATTGTAAAAAATATTCGAACCAAAAAATTCTCACGTGGTGCCAGTACCATCAGTATGCAACTGATAAAAAATGTTTTTTTGACCCGCGAAAAAACATTATCAAGAAAATTAGAAGAAATTTTATTGGTTTATTTATTAGAAAACAACCGCATTTCGAGTAAAGAACGTATGCTCGAAGTCTATTTTAATATTATCGAATGGGGTCCAGATGTTTACGGAATTGGCGAGGCTAGTCAATATTATTTTCAAAAGAAACCTATTGATTTAACGCTTAACGAATGTTTGTATTTGGCACGAATTATTCCGAGTCCTAGTAAATTTATGTATCAATTTGATACCGATGGTAATTTGAAAGAAAGTTCTAAAAAAGTAGAAAGCTTTTTGACCAACATAATGATTAAACGAGGACTTTTGAGCATTGACGATACCATTTACAAAACACAACCAGTGCTTATTTCGGGTGCTGCTCGTTCGTTACTAAAGATTATTCCGCGAGACACCATCAAAATAGATTCTCTTATCATTCCGAAATTAACACCGATGCCGGTAATTACAACTAAAAAATAA